Proteins encoded by one window of Cyprinus carpio isolate SPL01 chromosome B6, ASM1834038v1, whole genome shotgun sequence:
- the LOC109091342 gene encoding WD repeat-containing protein 82: protein MKLTDNVLRSFRVAKVFRENSDKINCFDFSSNGETVISSSDDDSIVLYDCQEGKPKRTLYSKKYGVDLIRYTHAANTVVYSSNKIDDTIRYLSLHDNKYIRYFPGHNKRVVALSMSPVDDTFISGSLDKTIRLWDLRSPNCQGLMHLQGKPVCSFDPEGLIFAAGVNSEMVKLYDLRSFDKGPFATFKLQYERTCEWTGLKFSNDGKLILVSTNGGTLRVLDAFKGAVLHSFGGYNNSKGVILEASFTPDSQFVMIGSEDGKIHVWNAESGMKVALLDGKHTGPVTCLQFNPKFMTFASACSNMAFWLPTIDD, encoded by the exons ATGAAGCTCACAGACAATGTGCTGCGGAGTTTCAGGGTTGCGAAGGTTTTCCGAGAGAATTCGGACAAAATCAACTGCTTTGACTTCAGTTCAAATGGCGAAACTGTGATATCGAGTAGCGACGACGATTCGATTGTCTTGTACGACTGCCAGGAGGGAAA ACCTAAACGGACGCTTTACAGTAAGAAGTATGGTGTGGATCTCATCAGATACACCCATGCCGCAAACACTGTCGTCTACAGCTCCAACAAGATTGATG ATACTATTCGATACCTGTCCCTACATGACAATAAGTACATTCGATACTTTCCTGGACACAATAAGAG GGTTGTTGCTCTGTCTATGTCTCCTGTTGATGACACATTCATTTCTGGCTCACTTGATAAAACTATTCGTCTGTGGGACCTTCGCTCACCTAACTGTCAG GGCCTCATGCACCTGCAAGGGAAGCCTGTGTGTTCATTTGATCCAGAGGGGTTGATTTTTGCTGCAGGAGTGAATTCTGAGATGGTCAAACTTTACGATCTACGCTCCTTTGATAAG GGTCCATTCGCCACGTTTAAACTACAATATGAGCGAACATGTGAGTGGACGGGTCTCAAGTTCAGCAACGACGGAAAGCTCATTCTGGTCTCCACCAATGGAGGAACACTCAGAGTGCTGGATGCCTTCAAAGGAGCAGTGCTCCACTCATTTGGG GGCTATAACAACAGTAAAGGTGTCATTCTGGAGGCTTCTTTCACACCAGACTCTCAGTTCGTCATGATCG GATCAGAAGATGGAAAGATCCATGTGTGGAATGCTGAGAGTGGAATGAAAGTAGCACTTCTTGATGGGAAGCACACTGGTCCAGTCACCTGTCTACAGTTTAACCCCAAATTCATGACCTTTGCCAGTGCCTGTTCTAACATG GCATTCTGGTTACCCACGATAGATGACTGA